The window CTCGGCGGACATGACAGCAGTGGCCTTCCGCTTGTTCGCCTTGGCGCCAGGCTTCGGGCCGTCGCGCGCCAGAGGCTCCTCGGGAGCGCCCTGACGTTCGACCCTAGCGtacgcctcggcctcccgggtGTACTTGTCCGCCAGAGCGAACAACTCGGATACGGTTTCCACATTGTGGGTCTCCAGCTTGCCAACCAACCGTTTTTTTGGTGACGCCTTCACTGAACGCCATGATGACAGCGGCCAGTGAGATACGGGGGATTGGTGTTACGTACCTGGCTGAAACGCTAGATGTACTATCGCAGCGTTTCGCCTTTGCATTGCCGGACGGTGAGAAGGTCGCTGCGAGTTCCAGGTCGAGTGAACGACCCAGAGAAGTTGGTGACGAATTATTCCCACAACTCTCCCAAGGATCCGACAGATCCCGGTGGGAGGTTCATCAACCAAGAACGAGCAATGCCCCGGAGGGCAACATGGAAGTAGTTCGCCATGACCTAGgggcctcctcccgccgcctgGATGGCGGTGGTGTAGATCTGAAGGAATTCCTCCGGGTTGATGGTGCCGCCGTACTACTCGGGCAGGTCCGGTCGGAACTTGGTGGGCCAGTTGATCCGCCTCAAGTTCGCCGTGAAAGCCTGGCTGCCGGCCCCGTATGGGCCGATGTCGACGTCGGAGGTGGTGCCGTTGCCCATAGGCAAGCCAGACGACGCATGCTCATCGTTGGCTTGGTGCCGCCTCTCCCACGCTCTCTCCAGAGTAGTGCGGGCATCCTCGCTGGCCCTCACCTCATTGAGGTGGTATTGGAGGTCAGGGGTTCCCCCGATGCAGCTAGTCGATCGCTGGGGCTGCGCCGTGGGCTCCCCACGGGTGACGCTGGAGCTCTGCGCCTTGGGTCCTGGCGCAGCCTTCCTCACCAGGCTAGCCAGCTCGTCGAGCCATTCTCCCTCAGGAGTGCCTGCCCCCACCCTTAATGGAGGGTGGCGTAGCAAAGCACGGGCCGCGGCGAGCGCTTCCCCAGGGGGAATGCTTCCGCAGCTGAGGCGGCTGTGAGTCGGCGGACCACGCAGCGCCGCACGACCTCGTGCTTCCGCCTGGAACCGGGCGACGTGGGTGTTGGCCAATGTTGTTCCGCCGAACTTGATCCTAGGGGCACCGAGCCGCGGCGCGTAGTAATATGCGACACCGCCCGTCGGACGGGCGGAATCGTAGTTGACGAGCCCCCAGCCCCCAGACGGGAAGGGGTACTGGAGAGCCCTCGGCGTGGGTGCGCACGTTCGTTGCCAATCTCCTCGTCAGAACGGTCAGAGCGGTCCGCCATGGATTCTGCGAGGTGGAGCTTCACAGAAAGGAAATCTTACGCGCTAtaccccctacctggcgtgccgGCTAACGGTGGGTGATTACCGCGAGCAGGGATTTGTGGGAACCCCCATTTAGAGATTCGGCCAGGGGTATAAACCGCGGAAGAATCTCCTCTAAGGTAGCGAGTGGAGACAGTGgtttttagacaggttcaggctgcCCGGaggtgtaataccctacgtcttgtgtgttGTGATTGAATCTTTGCTGATCCCGAGTTGGGAAGCCCAAGCTCAGAATGTGTCAGTTACGTACCGAAAGAGCCAGTACCGAAAGGGTTGGTGCTTTTACATGTCCTAGGACCTTCCTATTTATAGACTATGTATGTCTTCTCTGTTTTCTCTCTAACTAGTGTGAACGCCCTCTTTGCATGGTAGCCACCGTCTTCCAGGCTGCCCTGCCCCTGTCAGACGAGCAGGCATTTTGTCGGGGCCTGCCGTAGCAGGCTTCTGGGGTCCCGCCAGTGTCAGAGGCGCCCTGGGGTGACCTCGGGGAGTTCCGGGGTGTCCGGGGTGCTTGTAGACTCTGACTGGTGGGTCTTCTCATCCCGGGGTATTCCGGGGCAGTCTGGCCGGTCCTCGTGCTCCCGGGGCGCCCCGGAGGGCATCCGGGGTGGCGTGAGTGCGGCCACGTGGTGACCACCGAGGTCGTCCCGCGGACCCTCCTGGTCTGGGGTGACCCTGGTCAACCCCGGGGCGCCGCCCGGGGTGGCTCTGGCTTTTACTGCGATGGCGGTGCGGTAAACGACGGTGGGTCCCGACCACCGTGCATTTTCAAGCCGATGGGACGGGTAGCCCAAGGATAAGCTATCTGTCGCCCATCGTCTTATCTTCTAAGAGCACGACATCCCCGTAATCATGATGTTCTTACGGGGAAGCCGCGCACCCCTCGGGTTCTGCATGGAGTCTGGCGGCGAGGCGCCGTAACCGCCTGGTAAAGATCTTTTTACCAGGCGGGTGTCTTCGAGGGGAAGGAAACGTCCCCCCGGGCTTCACGTGCCGGGTCAGGCCCGGCCCGCTCCAGTCGGGTGCCCGCCTCCGTGGGCGGACGTCCCTGGCGGGCCCCACAGCTGTGCTCGGCTGACGTCGCTGGTTGACGCTGCTGGCGGGTCCCATCTTCCTTAATCGcgcatgaatccgaggttatgGGGACCCCCGTTCCCATTACGCTGACAGTCACCATCAGTGATTGTGGATTGTGGCTTCTGCTGACACATTGCTTTCATAAACGCACCAAGCATGCATACGTAGGAATCAATACGCTCATCTGAGACGATCCCACAACCACTGGCGGAGCTACGTTAGGGCCATAGTGGGCTACGGCCCCCTACCTTGGAGTAATTTCTAAAGGACCATGTGGTAGACTAAGCTCACTTGATAACGATGGTTTCATGGATACATGGAATTGTTGATTACTAGTCATTTACCTCGAATCGGCCCCTGCTTGACTTGccccctggctccgccactgcccaCAACCAAATACAGTTGTGCTTCTGTGGTGGTTCATCCCAACAAAGGGAACAAAGGGCATCTTATACCTGTTCATCCGGTAAGTACTATCAAAGATTACGACATCACCAAATGATTGATAGTCCATACGAGATTGGCTATCACACCAAAACATGGTCTTCAGGTGTTCATCACCATCCATTTGGTAATCATAATAAAAGTCAGGATCATCCTTCTGCCTACTCTGCATGAGACCTAACACTGCCATTGCATCACCATCAGCTATCCGTGATCTCTTGTACCTAGAAGAAAAGTTGTATGCATCCTTCCTAATGATGCCGACTTCACCATATCCACCATATCTGTATTGAAGAACATCCATAATGACATGCTTACGGATTCCAACTCCTTCCATTGCCATGATCTCTGTTTTCTGGAAATCCTTCATTTTCCGGTGAGACCACAGGAAAGGGACTTCATCTTGCGTATCTAAGCGATGGTTGTGCTCatctaaatttttttgcacatacCAGACTCCTCTGGCTTGATCCAGTTTAATCTCCAGTTTCGCCTGACATTCCCACAGAGTTAGTGCTCTTGGTCTACGACCGCAAACATCCTTATCAAGCCATTTGGCATCTCGTTGTCCTTCTCTAGAACACAAGAAATGTCTAAATAATAGTGCTCCAGACCGCTTTGCACGCCTCACTTTCTTCCTTCTAACACTAAAACCCTTATCCCTTGCATACTTGTTATAGAAAATGTAAGCCTCCATCTCCGATGAAAAGGCCTTCTTTACTAGGTCCCAACACTCATCCAATGTAGTGTGCCGAGCTGCAGCATGTGACATTGTCCTAAACATTTCTTCATCATAACTAGCATTGCCATATTCCTATATACACAAAAAGATGGAGTTTAATTAGTATGGATATATGAAATTTTAGTTCTAtgaacaacaaacaataaaatGGAAAAAACTCAATATCCGATATAGTCATATTTATACCTTTGACGTTGGATTTCGATCAGACATGTTATCATCAGGCGGCTCAAGATAAAAGTCCAATTCCTCCTCAGCTCCAACTTTACTCCTGTACATTAGCAGACATCTAATCTTATTAAGCTTGTAGCAGCATTTCTCattcaggaaaaaaaattcCCATGTACCAAGAATTAAACCTAaattcccttaaaaaaattaaacctaaatTTTGTACAGCAACAACATGCTCCTAAAGAcaagagaaatagaaagaggGAGAGCTTTGGAAAAATGAAACAGGGGCACTTCCAATTGGACTAAGAAATACTGCAACACCCAATAATTTTCACATTATGCAAGTACGTATGACTTTTCTGTAATACACGATTACTTACTCACATGATGGCACTTCCAATAGGACTGAAAAATAATTCAAGCACAATTCTATCTTGTTCTTTTCTTGTTTGGTCGTGGTTACTATGGCTATGATCTGTTAGCCATTGAGCCATGAGGAATGAGGATGAGGGATCATGACAGGGGGATACCAACGCGGATTGCGTCGCCGCTAGGGAACGCCGTCGCCCTGAAGTGATGCAGTCCTGGACGAAAATGGATTGGGGATGAGGTGTGTGCTACTGCAGAGGGCGCAGTCGGAGGTGCGGGGCAAGCAGGGGGCAGTCGAAgccgtcctcctcgccgtccaGGCCGCAGTGGATGTGGCCGTTGCAGGTGCCGATGAAGTGGAAGATTTTGTAGCTGCTGCGTGCGCCGGCCCAGAATGCTGTTGATGACGGAGCCGATCAACAGGTCGCCTCCCTCACCACCGCCGTCGAAATCGGCGACGCAGGTCACAGCGTCCACAACAGAGGAAGAAATGGGAGGGCTCAAACCACAATGGAGAGAgggagacgccgccgccgctggcacaCCCCAATGAAAACGGATCGACGCGCGaggttgccgccgccggccgtccgaCCTCACCCGGCGCGAGAAAAATGGCCAGCAAACGCAACGGACGGCGTGGGGTGGGGGGCGTGGGTTAATGGGGCACGGCGCGATGGagagaggccgccgccgccggccgtccgaCCTCCCTCGCGCAAGAAAAATGGCCACCAGCGAACAGAGTGGGGTGGGGAATGGGGGGCACGGCAGACTTGGGTTTTTGGACTTGGACCGGGCTGCACTAGGGCACGAGTAGGGCCGGGCCCAGACTAAACCCACTCggaaaaaaattaattaaatgttaATTGCTTTAAGATTCGTGCAAATTTCATGGAAGGGACCATCGGAGCAAAACTCTTAATTTAATTCTACCAAATAATTTTTTACTAAATCAATTGAGTCAGCTTGTAAAAAGTGCTATCCCGGTGCCTATTGTGTTGGTGCTGGTTGTCGATTTGGTTTAAGATACTACAGTCGGGCGAATCTACTGCTATCCAGGCATGTTGTAAGCTTACAGCCTGGAAGCTCCACCGGaggagatgaagaagaataaagAGAGTGAAAATAGGTGAAGGTATAGGAAGTAGTGAGAGGAGAGCCTCCTACCGTGCAATTCTGCATCTGTTTCTGACATTTGCGTATAATTTGTGTTATTAGCTTAAGCATTATGATCCAGTAGGTTTAAATCTTAAAGTTGGGGGGGTGTGTGTGCATGCATATGTAAGTTAGAGTGaggtggtgatgatgatgtgAATGCGGGATCTACGACATGCATCTAGGTACGAATTATACTccctttattttatttaataggCGGGCATTCATTTTAAGAGTAAACAGTGTAATCTTCAGCACAATTAAGCTTCTTTCAATATGTTGTTAATGATGATTCTTTTGTTCAACGTCAGTGTCATCGTGATGTTTCGTCGCATTTCATGGTGAATATCAGTGTTAACGGTTAGCAAGGTTCATTTGTCTCTGTACGTGGGTAGTAATATGGGCGGGTTCAATTACTTAATGGCCAAGGCCCCAGATTGATTAGGATAGGCAAGGATCTCGGTACACCTGTATTTCCATAAGTCCTATCGTGACCCTTGCCTATATGTACCTGTGTACTCTCTCTTGATCAATCAATCTATTATTCCCCTGCAATCTCCATTtcttacatggtatcacgagttagGGTTTCATCCCGGCTCCTTCTGCTGCCATGGGCGCGCCATCCCTGGGCCGTGCGGCGCGCCGCTGGCTGCACCCTGGGTCACCATGCCAGGCACCCCCCCACCTTCCCCaaagggcgccgccgccccaagccGCCCCTGACCGACGCCGAGCGCGAGGAACGCGCCCTGGCCCTCAAGGCCAAGCGCGAGGCCGCGCTCGCTCGGGCTGAGGCcacggagaaggaggtggccgccgtcgcgcgcccGCGACGCCCACGCCAGGGCGGCCCgcgaacgcgccgccgccgcggaaggcGATCCCAATGCCGACCGCCGCGACAAGGAGGACGAGGACAATGACGACAACTGCGACTTCAACCACGGCAGCACCGATCTCCACCACGCTATTCTAGCCCATGAAGACGCCGCCATCGTCAACCTGCACGCTCAGGCCATCAGCGTACAAAACATCCGGAGCCTCGTCCACATCGTCCCTGACCTGAACGCCGGCAACTACACCCGTTGGCACGATCCGATCCTCCTGGTCATCGGCAAGTACTCGCTGGAGTCCCACGTCCTTGCTGATCTCCCGGTGCCCGAGTTCCCAGACTGGATGCACATGGATTGCGTCGTCATGTCCTGGATCACTGGCACAATCTCCTCCGACCTCGCCGAGACGGTGATCGACCGCGATGCCTCCGCTCGCACCATCTGGTGCGCCCACGAGTACCAGTTCCTCGGGAACTAGGAGTCGCGCGCTCTCCACCTCGA is drawn from Panicum virgatum strain AP13 chromosome 1N, P.virgatum_v5, whole genome shotgun sequence and contains these coding sequences:
- the LOC120655180 gene encoding protein FAR1-RELATED SEQUENCE 5-like, whose translation is MSDRNPTSKEYGNASYDEEMFRTMSHAAARHTTLDECWDLVKKAFSSEMEAYIFYNKYARDKGFSVRRKKVRRAKRSGALLFRHFLCSREGQRDAKWLDKDVCGRRPRALTLWECQAKLEIKLDQARGVWYVQKNLDEHNHRLDTQDEVPFLWSHRKMKDFQKTEIMAMEGVGIRKHVIMDVLQYRYGGYGEVGIIRKDAYNFSSRYKRSRIADGDAMAVLGLMQSRQKDDPDFYYDYQMDGDEHLKTMFWCDSQSRMDYQSFGDVVIFDSTYRMNRYKMPFVPFVGMNHHRSTTVFGCGQWRSQGASQAGADSR